The Ahaetulla prasina isolate Xishuangbanna chromosome 7, ASM2864084v1, whole genome shotgun sequence genome segment aattttcattttgatttcttttagcAATACAGTATTTCCAACAAATATTAGTTGAAAAATTGGAATTATGCAAGTgtcatatttgtttcttttttaaaaatagggatACTTGGTTAATTGGGATGTTCAGAGGCAAGTATGGGATTacctttttggaaaagaaatgtaTCAGGTAACTTGCATTTTTCTTTACCTTGAATATAGAAGTAAGACAGCTGTAAAAGGCATTTAATCATGGTATTTAAAACAGTTGCTACAATAATGATTGAAAATAAGTTTTGCTTTGGATTATCTGCGGATACCATTCAGTTTTAAATGTGCTGTGTCCAAACATGCAACTGATCATTGTGGGTATTCTTGAACATTGAAAATGGACTGCCAGTTGATATATTAATTTATtgtggaaaatatatttaaaatgggtTGTTCATTCATTTTATCCAGCAATTTTGTAAGAATCCTAGATACAATCTGAAACTTGCTCAGAACAGTAACTTAGTGGGACTGTGTGGgtcaatttaataataaaatatagcttTAATATGGATTTTGAATTAACATTGGAAAGTTGTTATGtctgaagttttattttaaaactacTTCGAGTTCTGGAAATGTTTTCCTTTACAGGTAGATTTTGTTGATACTAACATAATCATCACAGAACCTTATTTCAACTTTAGCTCAATTCAAGAGTCTATGAATGAAATATTATTTGAAGAATACCAATTCCAAGCAGTTCTCAGAGTAAATGGTGAGTGATATTGTCCACTGTCCAGATAAGGTGCTCTTCATCCTGACATTGATTCAacacatttaaaaattattatgtcAGTCTGCTAATAAAAATAGCTATAATATGACATATTGTGTTTTAGCTGGAGCTCTTAGTGCCCATAGATACTTCCGAGATAACCCATCAGAATTGTGTTGTATTATTGTGGACAGTGGATATTCTTTTACACACATCGTGCCTTACTGTAgaagtaaaaagaagaaagaagcaatAATAaggtaaaatatttaattattcataaaaaaatttttttgctttaaaactATATGAAAATTTcaagctttgtttttaatttccagAATTAATGTTGGAGGAAAACTCTTAACCAatcatttaaaagaaataatctcTTACAGGTAAAGCATTTATTTTGATTGTACAAAAGTACCTTATTGAACcccatcatcaaacaaatcatgcTAGATTAAGTTTATCATCTTTGGGAGAATTGCTACTTAAATTAACCAGAGGGATACAGTAGTCATACTGTATGTATCTGGACCTCAACAAAACTGTCAAAATGTTTCAAGATATTCTCTTTAATGAAATGGTAAAATATAGGCTAGGTGATTCTGGTGTTAGATGGATAATTGACTGAATGACAATATCCAAAGATCTAGAAAATCTTGAGAAGTGGACTAAAATTAATAAGATTGATATTAACAGGGAGAAGTATAAAGTTCTGCATCTTGGTAGGAAAAAATGTATAGAACAAATATAGGTTGGAGGAGACTTGTCTTTGTCATAATACATGTGACAAAGATTGTCTTCTGTTGTTATTAACTACTAGTTCAACATAAACCAGGAATGCAGTGCAGTTATTAAAAAGCCAAATGCTatcttatagatagtcctcatttagtaacTGCCTCATGTAACAACCATTCTGGTTACAAGGGTgataaaaaataactttatgaccaatctCACACTATGACCTTCACAGGTCTATAAAgctaaggaaagctgaagtaagatcattagCGCAGTAATGGTTTCACTTAgtgatcacttaacaaccaagttgccaGTCTCAATTGTGTTTGCTAACACGGATGGCATGTACATTAAACGGGAGAAAAGTCCAGATCATGGGAGTAATTGTTCTATTCTGCACAAATCAAGTCCCATTTACAAAACTCTATTCAAATGTTGTCACTACAGATAAAAAATGGACAGTGGCAAAGTAAATCCAGGGGGAAGTATGCAAAGGAAGCCTGAGGAGTTAAATTATCTGGTTAGGGTTAGTCCTCCAAAaagatagcagtcttcaaatataTGAAGATCTTacatagaagcagtggtgggattcagccagttcgcaccacttcgggagaaccggttgttaactttctgagcagtttggtgaactggttgttggaagaaatcattaaggcagagaaccggttgttaaattatttgaattccaccactgcatagaAGGAAATGTGGGACTTATTTTCTCTTGTTCTTAAgagcaaaaccaaaaccaacaGTTAAAATTATAAGAAAGGAGATACAGCGCTGAGCAGGAAATTGGAATAGATGACGTCTAAAACTGTTTCAAGCTCTCTGATTATCTACCTATGAATTCATTGGAGCAATCTTGGAAAGGAAATGCCATATCCTTCAGATTCAAGGATCTATGAAGTTTAGCAGTGTTTCCCAACAAATTCTTAACTAGAACTTACTGATATGATTCtgattttaattcctcaatttaCCATTAAAGTTAGTAGCATACCTAAATCTGTAGAACATTAAATGTTCTACAGATTTAATAATCTTGCAGTGGACTACAAAATACAAAGTTAAGTAAATTTCCTTCAACACTTATAATAAACTGGCAAAGCAAAcagaataactttttaaaaatttattgtaATTTTTCTAGGCAGCTCCATGTTATGGATGAAACTCATGTGATTAATCAAGTGAAAGAAGATGTATGTTATGTTTCACAAGACTTTTTCAAGGATATGGAGATTGCCAAGTAtggtcttttaaaatatattggttAAGTGTTgcttattttattaaagtttagaaATTTATAGGGCTTGATCCTAAAAAAGCATGCCACCGAGTTAGGCTAACATTTTTGTAATTAAGATATTCTTTTGAGCATGTATGAAATGTTTTATCTTCTGGGCCCCATCATACAAATCTGGAAGGAGAGACAAAGATCTTTGAGAAGACCTTTGATTAGGATTTCAGTTTGTGATCTGATCCACGGAAGAAGTAGTGTGTCATTTTCTAGTCCACTTTAAATAGACATTTTTGCCCATAAAGGTgacctaaaatattttaaatagaagAAATAATGATATTCAAGATCAAGGATGTGACACATTTTTTCTACCTCCAGCATTTATCTAATAATCATTTTAAAAGCCCATTTCATTCTTCAAGAGTATTCAAGTTACTatacattatattaaaatataaaaattgctGTGGAATAAATTGTTTTGAGAAACTTTAAGAAATTACTTAATACATTCTCAATGAATTCTGTTCCAGgttgaaagaagaaaatacaGTGATGTTGGATTATGTTTTACCAGACTTCAGCAcaataaaaaaaggattttgtaAGGTAATAAAATCACTGTAACAGTGTTTAAAGTTTTCAATGTGTGTAAGTAAATGACAAACATTTGTCAATTTGTTGTATGTTGTGTTTGCATATTAAATATAGTCGTTGACTAACACTTAATGAAAAATATAGACTTTACCACTATGTGTTTTAT includes the following:
- the ACTR6 gene encoding actin-related protein 6 isoform X2; its protein translation is MKLKIHLDFFIFSLFRRDTWLIGMFRGKYGITFLEKKCISSIQESMNEILFEEYQFQAVLRVNAGALSAHRYFRDNPSELCCIIVDSGYSFTHIVPYCRSKKKKEAIIRINVGGKLLTNHLKEIISYRQLHVMDETHVINQVKEDVCYVSQDFFKDMEIAKLKEENTVMLDYVLPDFSTIKKGFCKPREEMVLSGKYKTGEQILRLTNERFAVPEILFHPSDIGIQEMGIPEAIVYSIQNLPEEMQPHFFKNIVLTGGNSLFPGFRDRVYSEVRCLTPTDYEVSVVLPENSITYSWEGGKLISENDDFEDMVVTREDYEENGHSICEEKFDI